One stretch of Nicotiana tabacum cultivar K326 chromosome 18, ASM71507v2, whole genome shotgun sequence DNA includes these proteins:
- the LOC107815673 gene encoding xyloglucan endotransglucosylase/hydrolase protein 31 — protein MALFLLSLLLLFLFNSSNAQGPPSPGYYPSSKVQSLGFSQCFRNLWGPQHQSLDQSALTIWLDKTTGGSGFKSLKNYRSGYFGTSVKLQPGYTAGIITSFYLSNNQDYPGNHDEIDIEFLGTTPNKPYTLQTNVYIRGSGDGNIIGREMKFHLWFDPTQAYHNYAILWNPNEIIFFVDDVPIRRYPRKNDATFPQRPMYVYGSIWDASSWATEEGRIKADYRYQPFIGKYNNFKIAGCTANENPWCGRSPSSSSSRAGGLSRQQMAAMLWVQRNYKVYDYCRDPRRDHTHTPEC, from the exons ATGGCtttattccttctttctttgctTCTCCTTTTCTTGTTCAATTCAAGCAATGCTCAGGGTCCCCCTTCTCCAGGCTACTATCCTAGTTCTAAGGTTCAATCTTTAGGGTTTAGCCAGTGTTTTAGAAACCTTTGGGGTCCTCAACATCAATCTTTGGACCAAAGTGCCTTAACTATATGGCTTGATAAAACCACAG GGGGAAGTGGCTTTAAATCTCTAAAAAATTATCGTTCCGGTTATTTTGGCACTTCTGTGAAGCTACAGCCTGGTTACACTGCTGGAATTATTACTTCTTTCTAT CTTTCAAACAATCAAGATTATCCAGGGAACCATGATGAAATTGATATTGAGTTTCTTGGAACAACGCCAAATAAGCCTTATACTTTACAAACAAATGTATACATCAGAGGAAGTGGAGATGGAAATATTATTGGGAGAGAAATGAAATTTCACCTTTGGTTTGACCCAACTCAAGCTTACCACAATTATGCTATCCTTTGGAATCCCAATGAGATCAT ATTTTTTGTCGACGATGTTCCAATCAGAAGATACCCTAGGAAAAATGATGCTACATTTCCACAAAGACCTATGTATGTGTATGGTTCAATTTGGGATGCTTCATCTTGGGCAACAGAGGAAGGAAGAATTAAAGCCGATTATCGGTACCAACCATTCATCGGAAAATATAACAATTTTAAAATTGCTGGTTGCACAGCTAACGAGAACCCCTGGTGCGGACGCTCGCCCTCCAGCTCTTCGTCTAGAGCTGGTGGGCTGAGCCGCCAGCAGATGGCGGCCATGCTATGGGTGCAGAGGAACTATAAGGTGTATGATTATTGTCGGGACCCCAGGAGAGACCATACTCACACTCCTGAGTGTTAG